In Beggiatoa leptomitoformis, the genomic window TACAACCAATAATGCTGTCGCAACGCCCATGCCTTCAGCCGTTGATGAAACCATAGAAATACAAATCACCGCTGTAGATAATTTACAAGATTATATGAAAGTTAATAACTACTTACAGGGATTGGATGCACTGCGAAACATTCAAGTACAAAACACCCAACAAGGACAAGTCACTTTTAAAGTAACGATTAAAGGCGGGAGTATGGCATTAAACCAATTATTTACGAATGATGATGTATTAATGGCAAGTCCGTCTTCTGCCAATAATAATACTTATCGTTTGGTAAAGTAGCGTTATCTATCAGAATATAGCTATTAAATAATCATAGGGTGGGCATTGTCCGCCCTACTTGACAACCCCCTTTTATAACCCAAATTCTTAACACGTAGCCCATAGACCCAACGGGCTTTATCATTCACCAGCTACCTGACGATATACGTATGAGCGTTGGCGTTTTTTTGATTACCCATGATGATATTGGTATTAGCCTAGTTGCCAGTTTACAACAAATGCTTGGCAATAAATTACCTTTAAATATTAAATCATTACCCATACACCACGACAGCGACCCGCTCGCGTTTTGTTACTATGCGGAAGAAATTTACGCCAGTTTAGAAGAAGGAGATGGCGTATTAGTGCTAACAGATTTATTTGGTGCAACACCTTGTAATATCGCGGTAAGTCTATTAAATCACTATCACGTTAAAGTGGTTGCAGGATTAAATTTTCCCATGCTGGTTAAAGTCATGAGCCACGCATTCACTCTACCCAATGCAAGCCTAGACGTATTAGCCGAGAAAGCCCTTAGAGGAGGCTGTCAAGGCATATTAGATGTGAGTTTGTTATACCCAAAAACGCCATAATGGATTTTGACAATCTTAAAAATATCACTATCGTACCCAATTACTTGATTTATTGAAATATAAATAAAAATAACCTAATTTTACGGCGCAAATGTCCTTTTCACATGAAATCCTTGCATGATTCGTAACCTTGCATTACTCTCGCGGTAAAGTTATTTCCGCTATCCGTCGTTTCTAGTCTGAGTCCCCCTAAGTTAATCATGCAAACGAATTCATTAGACGATATTGAACGTCAGCCACTACACCAATTTACCGAAAAAGCCTATTTAGACTATGCCATGTACGTCATTCTTGACCGTGCATTACCGCATATTGCTGATGGCTTAAAACCCGTGCAACGACGCATTATTTACGCCATGTCCGAATTGGGTTTAGAAGCGCAAAATAAATATAAAAAATCAGCGCGCACTGTTGGCGATGTACTGGGTAAATATCATCCACATGGTGACAGTGCGTGTTATGAAGCGATGGTCTTAATGGCGCAACCCTTCTCCTATCGCTATCCACTGATTGATGGACAAGGAAATTGGGGGTCGGCTGATGACCCAAAATCATTTGCTGCCATGCGCTACACCGAAGCCCGCTTAACCCGTTTCGCCGACATTTTACTAAGTGAATTGGGTGATGGTACCGTAGAATGGAATGCAAATTTTGACGGCACATTAAACGAACCCAGCCTATTTCCCGCCCGTTTACCACACGTACTACTCAACGGTAGCACAGGTATTGCCGTTGGAATGGCAACCGATATTCCCCCGCACAATGTTGGCGAAGTCGTAGAAGCCTGTATTCACCTACTAAAAAACCCCGACGCAACCATTACCGATTTATGCCTACACATCCGCGCCCCTGATTACCCCACCGATGCAGAAATTATTACGCCACCCGCAGACTTACAAAAAATTTATGCTACTGGCGGTGGTTCGATTCGCCTACGTGCCTGCTATCTCAAAGAAGAAAGCGATATTATTCTAACGGCGTTACCCTACCAAACCTCGCCCGCCAAAATTGTCGCCGAAATTGCCGAGCAGATGAACGCAAAAAAATTGCCGATGATTGAAGATATTCGGGACGAATCCGACCACGAAAACCCCGTGCGCATTGTCATCGCGTTACGCTCTAATCGCGTGGATATTGAAGGCTTAATGGCACATTTATTCGCCACCACAGAATTAGAACGCAGCTACCGCGTTAATATGAATATCATTGGCTTAGATGGTCGCCCACACGTTAAAAACTTAAAAACACTGCTGCAAGAATGGCTAGACTACCGCCGTGCAACAATACGCCGCCGTTTACAACACCGCCTAGACCACATTGAAAAACGCCTCCATTTACTTACTGGTTTATTAATCGCCTACCTAAATATTGACGAAATTATCCAAATTATTCGCACCGAAGACCGACCAAAAACCATTTTTATCCAACGATTTGGCTTAAGCGACAGCCAAGCAGATGCCATTTTAGAAATCAAATTGCGCCAACTAGCGCGCCTAGAAGAAGTCAAAATCCGTGCAGAACAAACCGAATTAGATAAAGAACGCGCCGCACTAACGGAAACGTTAAGCACCGAACAACACCTAAACAAGTTGATGATAAAAGAATTAAAAGCCGATGCGAAAACCTATGGCGATTTACGTCGCTCGCCACTCGTAGAACGGACACAAGCACAAGAATTAAGCGAAACCACCATTATGCCTGCTGACCCAATCACCGTGATTTTATCGGTTAATGGCTGGATTCGAGCTGCAAAAGGACATGAAATAGACCCAAATAGCTTAAACTATCGAGCAGGAGATGCCCCGTTAGTTGCTGTACAAGGAAAAAGTAATCAACAAGCCGTCTTTTTAGACACCACAGGACGCAGCTATTCACTAGCAACACATACCCTACCCTCCGCACGTAGCTTAGGCGAACCCTTAACAGGGCGTTTTACCCCACCTGATGGCGCAAGTTTTATCCATGTCCTGATAGATGAACCCGATACCGACTACTTATTAGCGACAGATGCGGGTTATGGATTTATCGCCAAACTCAGCGAGTTATACAGCAAAAACAAAGCGGGTAAAGCTGTTATTAGTTTAAATGCCGACACCCATATTTTACCGCCATTGGCTTTAAAATCAGGCTTAGAACAATATTTAGTCATTACGACCGAAGGCTATTTGATGATAGTCACCTTAAGCGAATTACCGCATTTAGCCAAAGGTAAAGGTGTTAAACTACTCAATATCCCAGCCAATAGTACCGAAAAAGTGTGCTATCTCGGCTTATTACCGACCGAATCGACAATTTTATTGTATGCTGGCAAACGCCATTTGACGCTAAAACCACGAGATATCGCCTTTTATCTTGGTGAGCGCACACGACGCGGCTTTAAATTACCCCGTGGTTTTCAAACGATTGATAAAGTAGAAATTCAACTCACGACAGAAACGCTTCTTTAATCACCTACAAGGAAAATAAGCATGTCAAACGAAGGCTATCATGAACCCATTACAGAATTAAGTGACGCAACACGCGATATGCACCGCGCAATC contains:
- a CDS encoding PTS sugar transporter subunit IIA encodes the protein MSVGVFLITHDDIGISLVASLQQMLGNKLPLNIKSLPIHHDSDPLAFCYYAEEIYASLEEGDGVLVLTDLFGATPCNIAVSLLNHYHVKVVAGLNFPMLVKVMSHAFTLPNASLDVLAEKALRGGCQGILDVSLLYPKTP
- the parC gene encoding DNA topoisomerase IV subunit A, whose product is MQTNSLDDIERQPLHQFTEKAYLDYAMYVILDRALPHIADGLKPVQRRIIYAMSELGLEAQNKYKKSARTVGDVLGKYHPHGDSACYEAMVLMAQPFSYRYPLIDGQGNWGSADDPKSFAAMRYTEARLTRFADILLSELGDGTVEWNANFDGTLNEPSLFPARLPHVLLNGSTGIAVGMATDIPPHNVGEVVEACIHLLKNPDATITDLCLHIRAPDYPTDAEIITPPADLQKIYATGGGSIRLRACYLKEESDIILTALPYQTSPAKIVAEIAEQMNAKKLPMIEDIRDESDHENPVRIVIALRSNRVDIEGLMAHLFATTELERSYRVNMNIIGLDGRPHVKNLKTLLQEWLDYRRATIRRRLQHRLDHIEKRLHLLTGLLIAYLNIDEIIQIIRTEDRPKTIFIQRFGLSDSQADAILEIKLRQLARLEEVKIRAEQTELDKERAALTETLSTEQHLNKLMIKELKADAKTYGDLRRSPLVERTQAQELSETTIMPADPITVILSVNGWIRAAKGHEIDPNSLNYRAGDAPLVAVQGKSNQQAVFLDTTGRSYSLATHTLPSARSLGEPLTGRFTPPDGASFIHVLIDEPDTDYLLATDAGYGFIAKLSELYSKNKAGKAVISLNADTHILPPLALKSGLEQYLVITTEGYLMIVTLSELPHLAKGKGVKLLNIPANSTEKVCYLGLLPTESTILLYAGKRHLTLKPRDIAFYLGERTRRGFKLPRGFQTIDKVEIQLTTETLL